A portion of the Streptomyces platensis genome contains these proteins:
- a CDS encoding sirohydrochlorin chelatase, whose protein sequence is MDTRPTLLVIAHGSRDPRHAATVSALCARVRALRPGLRVEVGYLDFNAPRVPRVLERLSAEGVRDVVALPLLLTRAFHAKSDIPAVLREAAARLPLLTIRQAEVLGPSSLLTAALERRLAEAGLRPGDRRSTGVVLASAGSSDPEAGAVLAEIAREWWHTAGWCAVRPAFASASLPRTADAVRALRAEGVRRVAVAPYVIAPGFLPDRIAAGAREARADLLAPVLGPAPELARLLVRRYDGAVLAPARGDLTALSA, encoded by the coding sequence ATGGATACCCGCCCCACTCTCCTCGTCATCGCCCACGGCAGCCGCGACCCGCGGCACGCGGCGACCGTCTCCGCGCTCTGTGCGCGGGTCCGGGCGCTGCGGCCGGGGCTGCGCGTCGAGGTCGGCTATCTCGACTTCAACGCCCCCCGGGTGCCAAGGGTGCTGGAGCGCCTGTCGGCCGAGGGGGTCAGGGACGTGGTGGCGCTGCCGCTCCTGCTGACCCGGGCCTTCCACGCCAAGTCCGATATCCCGGCGGTACTGCGGGAGGCGGCCGCACGGCTGCCGCTGCTGACCATCCGTCAGGCCGAGGTGCTGGGCCCGTCGTCCCTGCTGACCGCCGCGCTGGAGCGCCGGCTGGCGGAGGCCGGGCTGCGGCCCGGTGACCGCCGCTCGACCGGGGTCGTGCTGGCCTCGGCGGGCTCTTCCGACCCGGAGGCGGGCGCAGTGCTCGCTGAAATCGCGCGGGAGTGGTGGCACACCGCTGGCTGGTGTGCCGTGCGACCTGCGTTCGCCTCCGCATCTCTGCCCCGCACCGCGGACGCCGTGCGGGCACTGCGGGCCGAGGGCGTCCGGCGGGTGGCGGTGGCGCCGTACGTCATCGCGCCCGGTTTCCTCCCGGACCGGATCGCGGCCGGTGCCCGCGAGGCCCGCGCCGACCTCCTCGCCCCCGTCCTCGGCCCGGCGCCCGAACTGGCCCGGCTGCTGGTGCGGCGCTACGACGGGGCGGTCCTGGCGCCCGCCCGAGGGGACCTGACGGCGCTGAGCGCCTGA
- a CDS encoding alpha/beta fold hydrolase, which yields MTDDTQQLHASTRAQDGTVLAYQRHGSGRPLVLLAGQANNHHWWDGVREDFHTTHSTVTMDYRGTGASGKPGGPYSTQLFAGDLIAVLDDLGVERADVYGTSMGGRVAQWIAARHPDRVRRLVLGCTSPGGPRAQERDTAVRRALAQADPAMSRQALLDLMYSPAWLADHPGPYTTLGDPGMPPHARRGHLVASNEHDAWDALPHITAPTLVLHGDQDRLTPAANAPLLAARIPRARMHLFTGARHAYFQECRAQAGPLVAAFLADPQGLPLPEAGNG from the coding sequence ATGACCGACGACACTCAGCAGCTGCACGCCTCGACCCGCGCCCAGGACGGCACCGTGCTGGCCTATCAACGGCACGGCTCCGGACGCCCGTTGGTGCTCCTCGCGGGACAGGCGAACAATCACCACTGGTGGGACGGTGTGCGCGAGGACTTCCACACCACCCACAGCACGGTCACCATGGACTACCGCGGCACCGGCGCCAGCGGAAAGCCCGGCGGGCCTTACTCCACCCAGCTGTTCGCCGGCGACCTGATCGCGGTCCTGGACGACCTGGGTGTCGAGCGGGCCGATGTGTACGGGACCTCCATGGGTGGCCGCGTCGCCCAGTGGATCGCCGCCCGCCACCCGGACCGGGTCCGCCGCCTCGTCCTCGGCTGCACCTCACCCGGCGGACCCCGGGCGCAGGAGCGCGACACCGCGGTACGGCGCGCCCTGGCCCAGGCCGATCCGGCGATGTCGCGGCAGGCCCTCCTCGACCTGATGTACTCCCCCGCCTGGCTGGCGGACCATCCCGGCCCGTACACCACGCTCGGCGACCCCGGCATGCCCCCGCACGCCCGCCGGGGGCACCTGGTCGCCAGCAACGAGCACGACGCCTGGGACGCCCTCCCCCACATCACGGCCCCCACCCTGGTGCTGCACGGCGATCAGGACCGGCTCACCCCCGCGGCCAACGCCCCGCTGCTCGCCGCCCGTATCCCCCGGGCCCGGATGCACCTCTTCACCGGCGCCCGCCACGCCTACTTCCAGGAGTGCCGCGCCCAGGCCGGCCCGCTGGTGGCGGCCTTCCTCGCCGACCCGCAGGGCCTTCCGCTCCCGGAGGCCGGCAACGGCTGA
- a CDS encoding carbohydrate ABC transporter permease produces MNRRTPASGIRRYLNAVNLGGLAMVVLSTLPLYWMIASSFKGPGEISAAPPGLVPESATLGNYAEAFVRNGIGRYLLNSVLVSSVSTVAVLGLSFFAGYALARTPLRGRGAIMTTLLMLSVFPPIALVVPLFLLERQLGLLNSYAGLIVPYVALNLPFAIWIMRNYLVGIPRELEEAATVDGAGPLRTVLTVIAPLARPGLFTAGIFTFTATWAEFLLALTFNSEDGHRTVPVGIALFTSQYTVPYGTLFAGAVAATVPIGVLVMIFRRSIVSGMTSGAVKG; encoded by the coding sequence ATGAACCGCCGTACACCGGCGTCCGGTATCCGCCGGTACCTCAACGCCGTCAACCTCGGTGGTCTGGCGATGGTCGTGCTGTCGACCCTGCCGCTCTACTGGATGATCGCGTCGTCCTTCAAGGGGCCGGGCGAGATCAGCGCCGCCCCGCCCGGCCTGGTGCCGGAGTCGGCGACGCTCGGCAACTACGCGGAGGCGTTCGTCCGCAACGGCATCGGCCGCTATCTGCTCAACAGCGTGCTGGTGTCCTCGGTTTCCACGGTCGCCGTGCTGGGGCTGTCCTTCTTCGCGGGGTACGCCCTGGCCCGCACCCCGCTGCGCGGCCGCGGCGCCATCATGACGACGCTGCTGATGCTGTCCGTCTTCCCGCCGATCGCGCTGGTCGTCCCGCTGTTCCTGCTGGAGCGGCAACTGGGGCTGCTGAACAGCTACGCGGGCCTGATCGTGCCCTATGTCGCGCTCAATCTGCCGTTCGCCATCTGGATCATGCGCAACTACCTGGTCGGTATCCCCCGTGAGCTGGAGGAGGCGGCCACCGTCGACGGCGCGGGGCCGCTGCGCACCGTCCTGACCGTGATCGCGCCGCTGGCCCGGCCGGGGCTGTTCACCGCGGGCATCTTCACCTTCACCGCGACCTGGGCGGAGTTCCTGCTGGCGCTGACCTTCAACAGTGAGGACGGCCACCGCACCGTCCCGGTCGGGATCGCCCTGTTCACCAGCCAGTACACGGTCCCCTACGGGACGCTGTTCGCGGGGGCCGTGGCGGCCACCGTCCCGATCGGCGTCCTGGTCATGATCTTCCGCCGCTCGATCGTCTCGGGCATGACCTCAGGGGCGGTGAAGGGATGA
- a CDS encoding ABC transporter permease translates to MASTETKAPATAAEGDGSGDIAGLEAGLDALESRVVDRQPWLRTAASKAFPPLVAIAIVLALWQLAYHFALKPHYLLPSPVDVGRSLQQKWLEGTLLSFVWTSVSRGALGFLASVVLGTALGLIVAQVKAVRAAIGPILSGLQSLPSVAWVPAAIIWFGLSDATIYTVVLLGAVPSIANGLVAGVDQISPLYLRAGRTIGATGLAGVRHVLLPAALPGYIAGLKQGWAFSWRSLMAAELIVNAPDLGTGLGQLLEQGRELQDMSWVLSAILLILIVGIGIELLIFAPVERRVLRSRGLLVKS, encoded by the coding sequence ATGGCCAGCACTGAGACCAAGGCCCCGGCCACCGCCGCCGAGGGGGACGGCTCCGGCGACATCGCCGGTCTGGAGGCCGGGCTCGACGCCCTGGAATCCAGGGTCGTCGACCGGCAGCCGTGGCTGCGTACCGCCGCCTCGAAGGCGTTCCCCCCGCTGGTCGCCATCGCGATCGTGCTGGCCCTGTGGCAGCTCGCCTACCACTTCGCGCTCAAGCCGCACTACCTGCTGCCGAGCCCCGTCGACGTCGGCCGCTCGCTCCAGCAGAAGTGGCTGGAGGGCACGCTGCTGAGCTTCGTGTGGACCAGCGTGTCCCGCGGCGCCCTCGGCTTTCTGGCCTCGGTGGTCCTCGGCACGGCGCTCGGTCTGATCGTCGCCCAGGTCAAGGCCGTCCGGGCCGCGATCGGGCCGATCCTGAGCGGGCTCCAGTCGCTGCCCTCGGTCGCCTGGGTCCCGGCCGCGATCATCTGGTTCGGGCTGAGCGACGCCACGATCTACACGGTGGTGCTGCTCGGCGCGGTCCCGTCCATCGCCAACGGCCTGGTGGCGGGCGTCGACCAGATCTCCCCGCTCTACCTGCGGGCGGGCCGCACCATCGGCGCCACCGGCCTCGCCGGGGTCCGGCATGTGCTGCTGCCGGCCGCGCTGCCGGGCTATATCGCCGGGCTCAAGCAGGGCTGGGCGTTCTCCTGGCGTTCCCTGATGGCCGCCGAGCTCATCGTGAACGCGCCCGATCTGGGCACCGGTCTGGGCCAGCTGCTGGAGCAGGGCCGGGAGCTCCAGGACATGTCCTGGGTGCTGTCCGCGATCCTGCTCATCCTCATCGTCGGTATCGGCATCGAGCTGCTGATCTTCGCTCCCGTCGAACGCCGGGTGCTGCGCAGCCGCGGCCTCCTGGTGAAGAGCTGA
- a CDS encoding LacI family DNA-binding transcriptional regulator, whose protein sequence is MSSAQSEATMADVAHRAGVSVSTVSRTLRGLSTVSDTTRARVEAAARELSFAITRSASSLVTGRTGRVAVLTPHLETWFLSAALAGMAPALREAGLDLLVYSVADVRERADFFDRLPARRNADALLVVSFALTPAERARLDGLGMPLVFVSQHAEGRPSVYVDDADAALRGTRHLINLGHRRIAFLQTSDETGFAWSSKNRLAGHLRALADAGLERDDALIMSVPGWKGSGMGAAVGRLLSLQDPPTALFAETDDFAFRLLAALREANVPVPGRVSVMGFDDHVMAGVLGLTTLAQPAAEIGRTAVHLARSVIEDVDGAHRRHIVLPTELVPRGSTAPPPAGS, encoded by the coding sequence ATGTCCTCAGCTCAGAGCGAGGCCACGATGGCCGATGTGGCCCATCGGGCGGGGGTTTCGGTATCCACCGTTTCGCGCACGCTGCGCGGACTGTCCACGGTCTCGGACACCACACGCGCCCGCGTGGAGGCGGCGGCCCGCGAGCTCTCCTTCGCGATCACCCGCAGCGCCTCCAGTCTCGTGACCGGCCGCACCGGACGGGTCGCCGTCCTCACCCCGCACCTGGAAACGTGGTTCCTGAGCGCGGCGCTGGCCGGTATGGCGCCCGCGCTGCGCGAGGCGGGTCTCGACCTGCTGGTCTACAGCGTGGCCGATGTGCGCGAACGCGCCGATTTCTTCGACCGGTTGCCCGCCCGCCGCAACGCCGACGCACTGCTCGTGGTGAGCTTCGCGCTCACCCCCGCCGAGCGGGCCCGCCTGGACGGCCTGGGCATGCCGCTCGTCTTCGTCAGCCAGCACGCCGAGGGGCGCCCCAGTGTCTATGTGGACGACGCGGACGCCGCGCTGCGGGGCACCCGCCATCTGATCAACCTCGGGCACCGCCGGATCGCCTTCCTCCAGACATCCGACGAGACCGGCTTCGCCTGGAGCAGCAAGAACCGGCTCGCCGGGCATCTGCGGGCCCTTGCCGACGCGGGTCTGGAGCGGGACGACGCGCTCATCATGAGCGTGCCGGGCTGGAAGGGCAGCGGGATGGGCGCGGCGGTGGGGCGGCTGCTGAGCCTCCAGGACCCGCCGACCGCGCTGTTCGCCGAGACCGACGACTTCGCGTTCCGGCTGCTGGCGGCGCTGCGGGAGGCCAACGTCCCGGTCCCCGGGCGGGTTTCGGTCATGGGGTTCGACGACCATGTCATGGCCGGGGTCCTGGGCCTGACGACGCTGGCCCAGCCCGCCGCCGAGATCGGGCGCACCGCCGTGCACCTGGCCCGGTCGGTGATCGAGGACGTCGACGGCGCGCACCGGCGTCATATCGTGCTGCCGACCGAACTCGTCCCGCGCGGCAGCACGGCGCCGCCGCCCGCGGGAAGCTGA
- a CDS encoding dienelactone hydrolase family protein, producing the protein MADHDLTGFERGTFTHDGTTHRILRRGTGPAVIVLAEIPGITPKVLEFAERVAAIGCTAVLPVLFGRPGRDADPAHIGRLKAGLYMASSIGKVCVSREFTVLATGKSSRVVTWLRALAAQEHERCGGPGVGAVGMCLTGGFALAMAADERLLAPVLSQPSLPLALTRSRAGGIDISAGDLATVRGRCEREGLRVVGLRFCGDRLVPGDRFDFLRRELGEAFTAVELDDSAANPRAVTAPHSVLTEHLIDEPGQPTRAALDEVLDLFRTRLLGQRHGPAVEAPAVEVEGEL; encoded by the coding sequence ATGGCAGACCATGACCTGACCGGTTTCGAGCGCGGCACCTTCACCCATGACGGCACCACGCACCGGATTCTGCGGCGCGGTACGGGCCCCGCCGTGATCGTGCTGGCGGAGATACCGGGAATCACGCCCAAGGTTCTGGAGTTCGCGGAACGGGTGGCCGCGATCGGCTGTACCGCCGTGCTCCCGGTGCTCTTCGGAAGACCCGGCCGGGATGCCGATCCCGCCCACATCGGCCGGCTGAAGGCCGGACTCTATATGGCCTCGTCCATAGGGAAGGTGTGCGTCAGCCGGGAGTTCACCGTGCTGGCCACCGGGAAATCATCCCGCGTGGTGACCTGGCTGCGGGCTCTGGCCGCGCAGGAGCACGAGCGGTGCGGCGGCCCCGGCGTCGGGGCCGTCGGTATGTGTCTCACCGGTGGCTTCGCGCTCGCCATGGCCGCCGACGAGCGCCTTCTGGCCCCCGTCCTGTCCCAGCCGTCGCTGCCGCTGGCCCTCACCAGGAGCCGGGCCGGTGGCATCGATATCTCCGCCGGGGACCTCGCCACCGTCCGGGGGCGCTGTGAGCGCGAGGGCCTGCGGGTTGTCGGACTCCGGTTCTGCGGGGACCGGCTGGTGCCGGGGGACCGGTTCGACTTTCTGCGCCGCGAACTCGGCGAGGCGTTCACCGCCGTCGAACTGGACGACTCCGCCGCGAACCCGCGCGCCGTGACGGCGCCGCACTCCGTACTGACCGAGCACCTCATCGACGAGCCCGGCCAGCCGACCCGCGCGGCACTGGACGAGGTGCTCGACCTCTTCCGTACGCGGTTGCTGGGGCAGCGGCACGGTCCGGCCGTGGAAGCGCCGGCCGTTGAGGTGGAGGGCGAGCTCTGA
- a CDS encoding glycoside hydrolase family 13 protein encodes MTSQRLDSARDTTDWWRQAVVYQVYPRSFADSDGDGIGDLPGITSRLAYLAGLGVDAVWLSPFYPSELADGGYDVADYRDVDPRLGTLDDFDAMVAEAHRLGLKVMVDIVPNHSSHQHQWFQEALRAEPGSAARERYVFREGKGEHGELPPTDWISCFGGPAWTRLPDGWWYLHLFAPEQPDFNWDNPEVRADFRQTLRFWSDRGVDGFRVDVAHGLAKDLAAPLRDIGTIGNYRPEDLPEDGSHPFWDRDEVHDIFRDWRKVFNEYDPPRIAVAEAWVRNSRRTAYATPQELGQAFNFDFLRASLDAPELRASIDTALADARAAGATATWVLSNHDVIRHASRYGLPDDRDEEAWLLSDGQEPVLDREFGLRRALAATLLMLALPGSAYVYQGEELGLPEVAELSRDSLQDPVWTRSGGALKGRDGCRVPLPWRREGSSYGFGSGGSWLPQPQGWGALSVEAQDGVASAPLELYRTALATRRRLVGDEALEWADGTTDPGTLHFRRSGGWECVANLSDEPRPLPAAELLLSSAPVTGGQLPPWTTVWLRTTR; translated from the coding sequence GTGACCTCTCAGCGCCTCGACTCCGCCCGCGACACCACCGACTGGTGGCGGCAGGCCGTCGTCTACCAGGTGTACCCGCGCAGCTTCGCCGACTCCGACGGCGACGGCATCGGTGACCTCCCCGGCATCACCTCCCGGCTGGCCTACCTCGCCGGCCTCGGCGTGGACGCCGTCTGGCTGAGCCCCTTCTACCCCTCGGAGCTGGCCGACGGCGGCTATGACGTCGCCGACTACCGCGATGTCGACCCGCGGCTGGGCACCCTCGACGACTTCGACGCCATGGTGGCCGAGGCACACCGCCTGGGCCTCAAGGTGATGGTGGACATCGTGCCCAACCACTCCTCCCACCAGCACCAGTGGTTCCAGGAGGCGCTGCGCGCCGAGCCCGGATCCGCCGCGCGGGAGCGCTATGTCTTCCGCGAGGGCAAGGGCGAGCACGGTGAACTGCCGCCCACCGACTGGATCTCCTGCTTCGGCGGCCCCGCCTGGACCCGGCTGCCGGACGGCTGGTGGTACCTGCACCTCTTCGCCCCCGAGCAGCCCGACTTCAACTGGGACAACCCCGAGGTCCGCGCGGACTTCCGGCAGACCCTGCGCTTCTGGTCCGACCGCGGGGTCGACGGCTTCCGGGTCGATGTGGCCCACGGTCTGGCGAAGGATCTGGCCGCGCCGCTCCGCGACATCGGCACGATCGGCAACTACCGGCCGGAGGACCTGCCCGAGGACGGCAGCCACCCCTTCTGGGACCGGGACGAGGTGCACGACATCTTCCGGGACTGGCGCAAGGTCTTCAACGAGTACGACCCGCCCCGGATCGCCGTCGCCGAGGCCTGGGTGCGCAACTCCCGCCGCACCGCCTACGCCACCCCGCAGGAGCTCGGCCAGGCCTTCAACTTCGACTTCCTGAGGGCCTCGCTGGACGCGCCGGAGCTGCGCGCCTCCATCGACACCGCGCTCGCCGACGCGCGGGCGGCCGGGGCCACCGCGACCTGGGTGCTCTCCAACCACGATGTGATCCGGCACGCCTCCCGCTACGGCCTCCCGGACGACCGCGACGAGGAGGCCTGGCTGCTCTCCGACGGCCAGGAGCCCGTCCTGGACCGGGAGTTCGGCCTGCGCCGGGCGCTGGCCGCGACCCTGCTGATGCTGGCGCTGCCCGGCTCGGCGTACGTCTACCAGGGCGAGGAACTGGGCCTTCCCGAAGTCGCCGAGCTCTCCCGCGACAGCCTCCAGGACCCGGTGTGGACCCGGAGCGGCGGTGCGCTGAAGGGGCGGGACGGCTGCCGGGTGCCGCTGCCGTGGCGGCGCGAGGGCAGCTCGTACGGATTCGGCAGCGGCGGCTCCTGGCTGCCGCAGCCCCAGGGCTGGGGCGCGCTGTCCGTCGAGGCACAGGACGGGGTGGCGTCCGCACCCCTGGAGCTCTACCGCACGGCGCTGGCCACCCGCCGCCGGCTGGTGGGCGACGAGGCGCTGGAATGGGCCGACGGGACGACGGACCCGGGCACCCTGCACTTCCGCCGCTCGGGCGGCTGGGAGTGTGTGGCCAACCTGTCGGACGAGCCCCGGCCGTTGCCGGCCGCTGAGCTGCTGCTGAGTTCAGCGCCGGTCACCGGCGGCCAGCTGCCTCCGTGGACCACGGTCTGGCTGCGCACCACGCGCTGA
- a CDS encoding carbohydrate ABC transporter permease: MNAVTSSATVPRSPAPPPAGPRTGPVPRGGGPARVSRRKRARTGWFFASPALLTIAAVTVFPVLFSVVLSFADVRLEYGGFRLLSLTGDHYAAVLSSPEWRHALLFTFGFTAVTVLLELVLGTAAALVLERLGAARGWVLAVLLLPWALINVVAAQLWGYLFNGTYGGLTWLFEQILGHQPDILGQPASAMGAMVVVDVWKTTPFVAIVVLAGLMLIPGDVYEAAEIDGAGAWTTFWKVTLPQLRPIMAIAVLFRILQAFGIFDLPFVLTQGGPGTATESLAILGYKTLFQNLDIGRGAAVATTSAVIVIGCCLLFLRVFRTQADEGGRA, from the coding sequence GTGAATGCCGTGACCTCGTCCGCGACCGTCCCCCGGAGCCCGGCCCCGCCGCCGGCCGGACCGCGTACCGGGCCCGTGCCGCGCGGCGGCGGCCCGGCCCGGGTGAGCCGCCGCAAGCGGGCCCGCACCGGCTGGTTCTTCGCCTCGCCGGCGCTGCTCACCATCGCCGCCGTGACGGTCTTCCCGGTGCTCTTCTCGGTGGTGCTCAGCTTCGCCGATGTCCGCCTGGAGTACGGCGGGTTCCGGCTGCTGTCCCTGACGGGCGACCATTACGCCGCCGTGCTGAGCAGCCCGGAATGGCGCCATGCGCTCCTCTTCACCTTCGGCTTCACCGCGGTGACCGTCCTGCTGGAGCTGGTGCTCGGCACCGCGGCGGCGCTCGTACTGGAACGGCTGGGAGCCGCCCGCGGCTGGGTGCTGGCGGTCCTGCTGCTGCCCTGGGCTCTGATCAATGTCGTCGCCGCCCAGTTGTGGGGATATCTCTTCAACGGCACCTACGGCGGGCTGACCTGGCTCTTCGAGCAGATCCTCGGCCATCAGCCGGACATCCTCGGGCAGCCCGCCTCCGCCATGGGCGCCATGGTGGTGGTCGATGTATGGAAGACCACGCCCTTTGTCGCGATTGTCGTTCTCGCCGGGCTGATGCTGATCCCCGGGGATGTCTACGAGGCGGCGGAGATCGACGGCGCCGGCGCCTGGACGACGTTCTGGAAGGTGACCCTGCCGCAGCTGCGGCCGATCATGGCCATCGCGGTCCTCTTCCGTATCCTCCAGGCCTTTGGCATCTTCGACCTGCCGTTCGTCCTGACCCAGGGCGGACCGGGAACCGCCACCGAATCCCTGGCGATCCTCGGCTACAAAACGCTCTTCCAGAACCTCGACATCGGCCGGGGCGCGGCGGTGGCCACCACCTCCGCGGTCATCGTGATCGGCTGCTGTCTGCTCTTCCTGCGGGTCTTCCGGACGCAGGCCGACGAAGGAGGGCGGGCATGA
- a CDS encoding DegT/DnrJ/EryC1/StrS family aminotransferase, with product MLDKSYLVPWGKRGSLSTDTEAAVLAELVHESTPIPAGVRRERFERSFAASVGSRHAISVNSGAVALQMAIRMLDLAPGDEVIATPQTHRATVQPLLDHDVRVRFCDIDPTTLNLDPAALEALITPRTRALLLVHYGGCPAEMDTVMALARRHGFLVLEDCVHALGARYRGRSPGSLADLATFSLRNAKSGTALGEGGLITCDRDDWAERLRRLRAPDRDARTAHLQPEPAGLAGTSYAMPLQRVGGRPGSDATMPEGVAALGQAQLAGVETAVARRRALAERLDEVLARYPFLTPQSAPAHSVHSYHLYTCLADHQELRDRLVLALDRRGVEIQLRYFPQHLLPQWRHRGHLRGECPVAERSWFEQHLNLPCHPMLTHHQQDYLIEALDGALAELNGGAPAPARVPATACGPR from the coding sequence ATGCTGGACAAGAGTTACCTCGTGCCCTGGGGGAAGCGGGGCAGCCTGTCGACCGACACCGAGGCCGCCGTGCTGGCCGAGCTCGTCCACGAGAGCACACCGATACCGGCCGGCGTCCGGCGTGAACGGTTCGAGCGCTCCTTCGCCGCCTCGGTCGGCAGCCGGCACGCGATCTCGGTGAACAGCGGTGCGGTCGCCCTCCAGATGGCGATCCGGATGCTCGATCTGGCGCCCGGCGACGAGGTGATCGCCACCCCGCAGACCCACCGCGCCACCGTCCAGCCGCTGCTCGACCACGACGTACGGGTCAGGTTCTGCGATATCGACCCCACCACCCTCAACCTCGACCCGGCCGCGCTGGAGGCGCTGATCACCCCGCGCACCCGGGCCCTGCTGCTGGTGCACTACGGCGGCTGCCCCGCCGAGATGGACACGGTGATGGCCCTGGCCCGGCGGCACGGCTTCCTGGTGCTGGAGGACTGTGTGCATGCGCTGGGCGCCCGCTACCGCGGCCGGAGCCCCGGATCCCTGGCGGACCTCGCCACCTTCAGCCTCCGGAACGCCAAGTCGGGCACCGCGCTGGGCGAGGGCGGTCTGATCACCTGCGACCGGGACGACTGGGCGGAGCGGCTGCGCCGGCTGCGCGCCCCCGACCGGGACGCCCGGACCGCGCACCTTCAGCCGGAGCCGGCCGGGCTGGCGGGGACCTCGTACGCCATGCCCCTTCAGCGCGTCGGCGGACGGCCCGGCAGTGACGCGACGATGCCGGAGGGGGTCGCGGCACTCGGACAGGCCCAGCTCGCGGGTGTCGAGACCGCCGTGGCACGGCGGCGCGCGCTCGCCGAGCGGCTGGACGAGGTGCTCGCCCGCTACCCGTTCCTCACCCCGCAGTCGGCGCCCGCGCACAGCGTCCACTCCTACCACCTCTACACCTGCCTCGCCGACCATCAGGAGCTGCGCGACCGGCTCGTCCTGGCCCTGGACCGCAGGGGCGTGGAGATCCAGCTGCGCTACTTCCCGCAGCATCTGCTGCCGCAGTGGCGCCACCGCGGGCATCTGCGCGGCGAGTGCCCGGTCGCCGAACGCAGCTGGTTCGAGCAGCATCTCAATCTGCCCTGCCATCCAATGCTGACGCACCATCAGCAGGACTATCTCATCGAGGCGTTGGACGGGGCGCTGGCGGAGCTGAACGGCGGGGCGCCGGCCCCGGCGAGGGTGCCCGCGACGGCCTGCGGGCCCCGGTAG
- a CDS encoding extracellular solute-binding protein, with the protein MALRRRTLLAGGLAAGAGLTSGCAGKPLDSLLTQAAHVPRTPATLVWWVSEIPSRNGPVVADLIIRAFERRHPHLRVRKSNALSTTDGNRAAVTTQLAGASPTPDVYLGDTTWPAQFGANSLALPVQTLLPKDFWSDYPAALRRVSEYRGTVYALPFFTDNSFLFYRKDLLAKHGLPVPRTWEELLRTARRIQRAGDAAYGFLWQASVSESLTCNVTEFLADAQAPVLDRAGRVALSGPGAERAFALMREFTETGVTPRTVTTYAEADSQDAFTGGRGVFLRNWSYAWGNAADRSVSKVAGRVGVVPRPGFDGDGPRGVSCAGGWSNFVNPNSQHLGAAVAFARFCAGEEAQMILLKHAGVIPALDDVLTRPEARRVGDPTLTRARELRLVARPVQTPYYPQVSKALYTQANAVTGGRATPAQAVRAARADIRTALEGRAL; encoded by the coding sequence ATGGCCTTGCGCCGCAGAACCCTGCTCGCGGGCGGTCTCGCCGCCGGAGCCGGGCTCACCAGCGGTTGCGCGGGCAAGCCCTTGGACAGCCTGCTGACCCAGGCCGCCCACGTCCCGCGTACCCCGGCCACCCTCGTCTGGTGGGTGTCCGAAATCCCCTCCCGGAACGGCCCGGTGGTGGCCGACCTGATCATCCGGGCCTTCGAACGCCGCCATCCGCACCTCCGGGTCCGGAAATCGAACGCCCTCAGCACCACCGACGGCAATCGCGCCGCGGTCACCACCCAGCTCGCGGGGGCCTCACCCACCCCCGACGTCTACCTCGGTGACACCACCTGGCCGGCCCAGTTCGGCGCCAACTCCCTTGCCCTGCCCGTGCAGACGCTGCTGCCCAAGGACTTCTGGTCGGACTATCCGGCGGCCCTGCGCCGGGTCAGCGAGTACCGCGGAACCGTGTACGCGCTGCCCTTCTTCACCGACAACTCCTTCCTCTTCTACCGGAAGGACCTGCTGGCCAAGCACGGTCTGCCGGTGCCGCGCACCTGGGAGGAGCTGCTGCGCACGGCGCGCCGGATCCAACGGGCCGGCGACGCCGCCTACGGCTTCCTCTGGCAGGCCTCCGTATCGGAGTCGCTGACCTGCAATGTCACCGAGTTCCTGGCCGATGCCCAGGCCCCCGTACTGGACCGGGCGGGGCGGGTGGCGCTGAGCGGACCGGGCGCGGAGCGGGCCTTCGCGCTGATGCGGGAGTTCACCGAGACCGGTGTCACGCCCCGTACGGTCACCACCTACGCGGAAGCGGACTCCCAGGACGCCTTCACCGGCGGCCGCGGCGTCTTTCTGCGCAACTGGTCCTACGCCTGGGGCAACGCGGCCGACCGCTCGGTCTCCAAGGTGGCCGGCCGGGTCGGCGTCGTGCCCCGCCCCGGCTTCGACGGTGACGGTCCGCGCGGGGTGAGCTGTGCCGGCGGCTGGAGCAATTTCGTCAATCCCAACTCCCAGCATCTCGGGGCCGCGGTCGCCTTCGCCCGCTTCTGCGCCGGAGAAGAGGCGCAGATGATCCTGCTGAAGCACGCCGGGGTGATTCCGGCACTCGACGACGTACTGACCCGGCCGGAGGCCCGCCGGGTCGGCGATCCCACGCTCACCCGGGCCAGGGAACTGCGCCTGGTCGCCCGGCCGGTGCAGACCCCCTACTACCCCCAGGTCAGCAAGGCGCTCTACACCCAGGCCAACGCGGTGACCGGCGGCCGGGCCACGCCCGCCCAGGCCGTGCGCGCGGCCCGTGCCGACATCCGGACCGCGCTGGAAGGCAGGGCGCTGTGA